The following are from one region of the Eubacterium sp. MSJ-33 genome:
- a CDS encoding glycoside hydrolase family 9 protein, producing MRKFKKTAAVVAATALALSLCACGGKTDTKTTEQASESNATVTDAAASNSVEDDGDWTTTEQEVVEDDRFTTVEGADAMGINFDNGEAAGFTSYTNNGKFTMYVENGELVCDIEKSGPLEHSCQIYYDGFTMAKGCVYTMSFDVRSDIERVIQWRVQVNGGDYHAYASDFITVGPETQTITKEFTMEENSDPAPRFVVNMGTQEGQTEVTEAHKIYFDNISLFVTDSSNAEKIVGAPQPIQVKVNQIGYQPDDTKTVIVTSKDDEKFKIVDAETEETMFVGAYGELSYDKSAESNVRHGDFTEFKTPGKYKVISCPSGASYEFSIGDDLYDDIYKDVVLMLYKQRCGTEVTKDIAGDFAHEPCHMHEATVYGDTSGTKYDVSGGWHDAGDYGRYVVSGAKTIQDLFLAYEDYNQDADDLGIPESGNKIPDLLDEAKYELDWMLKMQNAENGGVYHKVTALVFPETVLAVEETDDMVLAPISYAATGDFAAVMAKASVLYADYDADFAKTCLDAAQKAYAFMEANPDMKGYENPEEIVTGAYDDKQLKDETLWASAELYIATKDDKYLTATKNALQENYQPGFGWASIGSYALYDLAKTEGVDADVAKTAKDALLANVDEQLAKCEEEGFYTGLGISYPWGSNMTIANNGEAFLAAAKLTGDAKYIEYAQKMRDYIFGVNPTGYCYVTGYGTLTPNATHHRPSQVLKETMPGMLVGGADNNLEDPYANAVLYGIAAGRAYVDNEQCYSCNEVTIYWNSPLIYLLAGLKNK from the coding sequence ATGAGAAAATTCAAGAAGACAGCCGCGGTCGTTGCGGCAACCGCGCTTGCGCTTTCTTTATGCGCATGCGGTGGAAAGACAGACACGAAGACAACAGAACAGGCATCTGAGAGCAATGCAACTGTGACAGATGCAGCCGCATCAAATTCTGTGGAAGATGATGGAGATTGGACGACTACAGAACAGGAAGTTGTGGAGGATGACCGGTTTACAACTGTAGAAGGTGCAGATGCGATGGGAATCAACTTTGACAACGGAGAGGCAGCAGGATTCACAAGTTACACGAACAACGGAAAGTTCACGATGTATGTGGAGAATGGAGAACTCGTCTGCGATATTGAGAAGAGTGGACCGCTGGAGCATAGCTGCCAGATTTATTACGATGGATTTACGATGGCAAAGGGATGTGTCTATACGATGAGCTTTGATGTCAGAAGTGACATTGAGCGTGTGATCCAGTGGCGCGTACAGGTAAATGGTGGTGATTATCATGCGTATGCGAGTGATTTTATCACAGTTGGACCAGAGACCCAGACAATCACAAAAGAGTTTACGATGGAAGAAAACTCCGATCCGGCTCCAAGATTTGTTGTGAATATGGGAACGCAGGAAGGACAGACAGAGGTTACCGAAGCACATAAGATTTATTTCGATAATATTTCTTTGTTTGTAACAGACAGTTCGAATGCAGAGAAGATTGTTGGCGCACCGCAGCCGATACAGGTAAAAGTAAATCAGATTGGCTATCAGCCGGATGATACAAAGACCGTGATTGTGACATCCAAGGATGATGAGAAATTCAAGATTGTTGATGCAGAGACAGAGGAGACGATGTTTGTTGGCGCATACGGAGAACTTTCGTATGATAAGTCTGCGGAATCCAATGTAAGACATGGAGATTTTACAGAGTTTAAGACCCCGGGTAAATATAAGGTTATTTCGTGCCCATCCGGTGCATCATATGAATTCTCAATCGGAGATGATTTGTATGATGATATATATAAGGATGTTGTTCTGATGTTATATAAACAGCGTTGCGGAACGGAAGTGACAAAGGATATCGCCGGTGATTTTGCGCATGAACCTTGTCATATGCATGAGGCAACTGTGTATGGGGATACTTCCGGTACAAAGTATGACGTATCCGGAGGATGGCATGATGCCGGAGACTATGGACGTTACGTTGTGTCCGGTGCAAAAACGATTCAGGATCTTTTCTTAGCATATGAAGATTATAATCAGGATGCCGATGATCTTGGAATCCCGGAAAGCGGAAACAAGATTCCGGATCTTCTGGATGAGGCAAAATATGAACTCGACTGGATGCTCAAGATGCAGAATGCAGAAAATGGTGGTGTATATCACAAGGTGACGGCATTGGTATTCCCGGAGACGGTACTTGCGGTGGAAGAGACGGACGATATGGTACTTGCACCGATCTCTTATGCGGCAACCGGAGATTTTGCAGCAGTTATGGCAAAGGCATCTGTATTATATGCAGATTATGATGCGGATTTTGCAAAGACCTGTCTGGATGCGGCACAGAAAGCGTATGCATTTATGGAGGCCAATCCGGATATGAAGGGATATGAGAATCCGGAAGAGATTGTAACCGGTGCATATGATGATAAGCAGCTCAAGGATGAGACACTTTGGGCAAGTGCAGAGCTATATATTGCAACAAAGGATGATAAATACCTGACAGCAACAAAGAATGCTTTGCAGGAGAACTACCAGCCTGGATTTGGATGGGCAAGTATCGGAAGCTACGCACTGTATGATCTTGCCAAGACAGAAGGCGTGGATGCGGATGTAGCGAAGACGGCCAAAGATGCGTTGCTTGCGAATGTGGATGAACAGCTTGCAAAATGTGAAGAAGAAGGATTCTACACAGGACTTGGAATCTCTTATCCTTGGGGAAGCAACATGACAATCGCCAACAATGGAGAGGCGTTCCTTGCGGCAGCAAAGCTGACCGGAGATGCAAAATACATTGAATATGCACAGAAGATGCGAGATTATATCTTCGGCGTGAATCCGACCGGTTACTGTTATGTGACGGGATACGGAACGCTTACACCGAATGCAACACACCACAGACCATCGCAGGTATTGAAAGAAACTATGCCGGGTATGTTGGTTGGTGGAGCCGATAATAATCTGGAGGATCCGTATGCAAATGCTGTATTATATGGAATTGCAGCCGGACGTGCATATGTGGATAATGAACAGTGTTATTCCTGCAATGAGGTTACGATTTACTGGAATTCACCACTCATCTATCTGCTTGCAGGTTTAAAAAATAAGTAA
- the hisA gene encoding phosphoribosylformimino-5-aminoimidazole carboxamide ribotide isomerase, with translation MRFRPCIDIHNGAVKQIVGGSLKDEADFATNNFVSELKADFYADLYRRSGLEGGHIILLNPVGSAYYKEDLEQAKLALAAYPEGLQIGGGITAENAEQFLDMGARQVIVTSYVFKDGRINYENLTRLSSLVGAEHLVLDLSCRKKDGGYYIVTDRWQKFTEEQVVPETLDRLSEYCCEYLIHAVDVEGKAAGIETELAQMLGTWGRQPMTYAGGVGNFADLENLKHCGRDRIDVTVGSALDIFGGKLPYEEVVKFCS, from the coding sequence ATGCGGTTTCGACCATGCATTGATATACATAATGGTGCGGTAAAACAGATTGTGGGTGGCAGTTTGAAGGACGAGGCTGATTTTGCAACCAACAATTTTGTGTCGGAATTAAAGGCGGATTTTTATGCGGATCTGTATCGCCGGAGTGGACTGGAAGGGGGGCATATCATCCTTTTAAATCCGGTGGGAAGTGCCTATTATAAGGAGGATCTGGAACAGGCAAAGCTGGCACTTGCAGCATATCCGGAAGGGCTGCAGATCGGAGGGGGTATCACTGCGGAAAATGCAGAACAATTTCTTGATATGGGTGCAAGACAGGTGATTGTGACGTCATATGTATTTAAGGACGGAAGAATCAATTATGAGAATTTGACGAGGCTGTCGTCTCTGGTGGGTGCAGAGCATTTGGTACTGGATCTTTCCTGCCGGAAAAAAGATGGCGGGTATTATATTGTCACAGACCGCTGGCAGAAATTTACAGAAGAACAGGTAGTGCCGGAGACATTGGACAGGCTTTCGGAGTATTGCTGTGAGTATCTGATTCATGCAGTTGATGTGGAAGGTAAGGCAGCGGGAATCGAGACGGAGCTTGCACAGATGCTTGGCACATGGGGCAGACAGCCTATGACCTATGCCGGAGGCGTGGGAAATTTTGCGGATCTGGAGAATCTGAAGCACTGTGGCAGAGACCGGATAGATGTGACGGTGGGCAGTGCGCTGGATATATTTGGCGGTAAGCTGCCCTATGAAGAGGTTGTGAAATTTTGTTCGTAG